GTCGATGAGCCGTCGGTGGAGGAGACCATCAGCATCCTGCGCGGGCTCAAGGAGCGCTATGAGGTCCATCACGGGGTGCGGATCACCGACGCCGCGGTGATCGCCGCCGCCACCCTGAGCCATCGCTACATCCCGGACCGCCGGCTTCCAGATAAGTCCATCGATCTGATCGACGAGGCGGCGGCCCGCCTGCGGATGGAGATGGACTCCAAACCGACGGAGCTGGACGAGCTGGACCGCCGCATCCTGCAGCTGGAGATCGAGCGGGAGGCCCTGAAGAAGGAACGGGACGAGGCCAGCCGGGAGCGCCTCGCGGCGATCGAACGGGAGATCGCCGAGCTGCGCGAGCAGGCGGATGCCCTCCGCATCCAGTGGGAGCGGGAGAAGGCCGTCATCCAGAAGGTCCGCCAGATCAAGGAGCAGATCCAGCAGACCCAGCATCAGATCGAGATGGCCGAGCGCCGCCTGGATTACGAGGAGGCGGCCCGCCTGCGCTATGGGGTGCTCCCGGACCTGGAGCGCCAGCTCCGGGCGGCGGAGGAGGAGCTCAACGCCCTCAGCCGCGGCAAGCGGCTCTTGAAGGAAGAAGTGGACGCCGAGGACGTGGCCCGGGTGGTGGCCGCCTGGACCGGCATCCCGGTGGTCCGCCTGATGGAAGGGGAGACGGAGAAGCTCCTGCACCTGGAGGAGCGGCTCCACGAGCGGGTCGTCGGGCAGGACGAGGCCGTGCGGGCAGTGGCCAACGCCGTGCGGCGGGCCCGCGCTGGCCTGAAGGATCCCAACCGGCCCATCGGGGTCTTCCTCTTCCTGGGACCGACGGGCGTGGGCAAGACCGAGCTGGCCAAGGCCCTGGCCGAGGCCCTGTTCAACGACGAGCGGGCCATGGTCCGCATCGATATGAGCGAATACCAGGAGAAGCACACCGTCAGCCGCCTGATCGGCGCCCCGCCCGGCTATGTGGGCTATGAGGAGGGGGGCCAGCTCACCGAGGCGGTGCGACGCCGGCCTTACACCGTGGTGCTCTTCGACGAGATCGAGAAGGCCCATCCCGAGGTCTTCAACGTGCTGCTGCAGGTTTTCGATGAGGGCCGGCTCACCGATGGCAAGGGCCGCACCGTAGATTTCAAGAACACGATCATCATCATGACCAGCAACATCGGCAGCCAGTGGATCAAGGAGCTGGCCGGACACGATGAGCAGAAGATGCGCCAGCTGGTCCTCAGCGCCCTGGACCAGCACTTCCGGCCGGAGTTCCTGAACCGGATCGATGAGATCGTGATCTTCCACCCGCTGACGATGGAGCACCTGCGGCAGATCGTGGACATCCAGCTGCGGCGGCTGCGGGCGATGCTCGCCGAGCGGCGCATGGGGCTGGAGGTCACCGAAGACGCGAAGCAGTATCTGGCCACAGTGGGCTACGATCCGGTTTACGGCGCCCGGCCGCTGAAGCGGGCCATCCAGCGCGAGCTGGCGGACCCGCTGGCCATGGAGATCCTCAAGGGGACGTTCCACGAGGGCGACACCATCCGGGTGGATCTGCGGGATGGCCGGCTGGTCTTCGAGCGGGCCGAGGAGCCCGTCCGGGCCCGGGCCGCGTGAAAGGCCACGGGTTGCCTCACTGAGGAAGGGACATCCCGCCTCCCCGAATACAGGCCCATTGGCGGCGAGCGGGGCGCCTGGGGCGCCCCGCTCCCCCTACCGTGTCCACCGAGAGGAGAGACCTGATCGGTGACCCTGATCTATCGGATCCGCCGGTCCGATGAAGGGCCCATGGAAGGGAAAGCCCCCGCCGCCCTGCTGCTGCACGGTTGGGGCGGCGACGAGGGATCGATGGCGATCTTCGAGACCGCCTTCGGCCCCGGATGGTGGCTGGTTCGTCCGCGCGCGCCCTATCCTCTCCCCCAGGGCGGCTATGCATGGTATCCATCCCTCGCCGATGGGAAGCCCGATCCTATGGCCCTGTCCCGGAGCCTGACCCAGCTGATCCAGCTCCTCGATGAGCTCCCCCAGCGCTTCCCCATCGACCCCCGGCGATGGCTGCTGGTGGGTTTCAGCCAGGGCGGAGCGATGGCCGCCCGGCTCGCGCTGCAGGCTCCGGAACGAATCGCGGGCCTCGCGGTATTCAGCGGGTTCCTCCTGGAATCCCCCAGCCTCCCCTGGCCTCCCGCTCTATCCGGCCTTCCGGTTTTCATCGCCCATGGCCTCGATGACCCCATCGTCCCGGTGGAACGCGCCCGTCAACTGTGCCAGCAGTTCCATCTTTCAGGAGCCGAAACGACCTGCGTGGAATACGCGGGCGGCCACAAAACAGGTGTCGAGGCATGGCGCGCGTTTAAGGCGTGGCTGAGCCGCATCGACCCCCTGCGCTCGTAGCCGGTTTGCCCGCTTCCCTTTCCCGCGATGACCCAGCGGAGATCCAGACCCTGATGAAGCCCCGCTCCCCACGGGGGTAAAATTCCCTTGCTTGCGGCGCTGACCGTTCCGAAGCGATCCTCCAGGGGTCGTCCCGAGGCGCGCGGACAGCCTCCGAATCCAAATCAGAAAGGGGAATATGGAACGCGGCCCGAAATCCTCCACGCCGACGATGTATCTGGTGAAAGGGCCACCGGGTTCGGGGAAATCCACGGTGGTGCCCTTTCTGCTGGCGGCATGGGCGGATAAACCCGCCATGGTGGCCGTCCCCACTCGAGCGGCCGCCATCTCCCTGGCCTGGTATGTGAATCAACGGACCCGGGACGGGGTATATGAGCTGCCGCCGGATTTGCACCCGGATGTATATGCCTTCGCCGGGGGGCGCCAGCTGATCCTGCGGGGACGTGTGGGATACGCCGTGCGGGGCAGCCACACGCTTCCTTATGGGATGCTGGATGTGCACGTGGCCTACGTCACCACCGGCATCCTGATCCAGTATATCCTGAGCCAGGGCCTCTCCGGGATCTTCCCCATCGTCGATGAAATCCACCTCCGCCAGATGGAGGGGGACCTGGCCTTCGCCCTGATCCTGAAAGAAGGCTGCCCCTTCGCCGTGATGTCTGCCACCCTGGAGCAGGTGGAGGAACGGATCGCCCGCCTCGCGCGGCGGTTCGGATATGAGATCATCGAGATCGAGCTCCCCGCCCCCCAGTATCCCATCCGGATCATCGAGTGGCCGGTCCGCTTCCCCATCCGGGTCGACCAGCCCGCCCAGGTGGTCCTGAAAACCCTGCGGCGCTACCGGCATCTCAAATTCCAGGGCACCGAGGTGGAGGTCCGGGGGGATGAGATCCGGATCGCCCATCTGGGGATTCCCCTTCACGCCCTGATCTTCATGCCCGGCGTCCGGGAGATCGAAGCCACGGTGGAGGCGCTGCGATCGGAGTTCCGCAACGAGGTGATCCCCCTTTACGGGGCCATGGCCGTCAGCGAGCAGGAGGCGGTGGTGGAGAAAGCGGCCGACCGCAGCGAGACGCGCCTCTTCGTCAGCACCGAGCTGGCCGGGGTTTCCCTGACCATGAACGCGGGGCTGGTGCTGGACCTGGGACTGGTGCGCCGGAGCGAGGCCGACACCCGGGGGTTTGTCCGGCTGCCGGTGGTGCCGATCTCCCAGGCGGAGGCCGCCCAGCGGGCGGGGCGCGCCGGGCGGACGGCGCCGGGGATCTGCATCCGGTGCTTTCGGATGGAGGAGCTGCGGGAGGTCGCACGGCCGCCGGAGACCCTGCGCTCCTCGCCGGAACGGATCGTCCTGGTTGGCGCGGCCCTGGGGCTTTCCGTGCGGGAACTCCCCCTCCCCGACCCGCCCTCCCGGGAGGCGGTGGAAGAGGCCACCCGGCTGCTCCGGCGGCTGGAGGCGCTGGATCACCGGGGGCGGATCACCCCGCGAGGCTATCAGATTCTGGAGCTGGGCCTTCCGGCCCGTCTGGCGGTTCCCCTGCTCACCGCCCAGGCGGCTGGGGAATCCGGAGAAATCCTGGACAGCCTGATCGCCGCGGTCTCCCTGCTCGCCGTCGGCCGTCCGTGGCGGCTGCCAGGCTATGGGCCACCGCCCAACCGCCAGGGGGATCTGAACGCCGCGATGGCCGCGCTGATCCGTTACATGCAGCGCTATAAGCAGGATCCCTCCGCGGCGGCCGAAGAAGCCCGGGCCCAGGGCTTCGCCGATCGCGTCCTGGACGAAGCGGCGAACATCTACCTGCCGGATCTGCGATCCCGCATGCGCCTGCTCTTCGCGGAGGAAAACGGCCAGTGGAACCGCTCGATCCCGGAGCTGGTGGACGAACGGCGGCTGGCGGGGTATCTGGCCACCGGCTTCCCGGATATGGTGGGGCTGGTGGACTGGAAGCGGCGAGCCCTGGAGACGCCGGACGTGCTGTGCTGGATCGGGCGGGATTCCGGGTTCTGGCGGGCCTATGAGGAGGAACGCCCCCCCATGGCGATCGCCCTCTCCGGGACTTTCTCCGCCCAGGGGGCGCGGATCGCCACCGCGATGATCCCGGTGGATCCAGAAGATCTCATCCGGCTGGGGGTGGCCCGGGTGAAAGAGCGCCGGACCGTTCGGGTTCGGGGTCATGCCCATGAGGAGATCTTGCTCCTCTGGCGGGGCGTCGAGCGGACCATGGCCATCCGGATGATCGTGGAGCCGGAGTGACGGGCCGCCATCCGGGATGCCTCTCCGGCTTTCCCTCAAGAAGGCCTGAGGGGCTGAGGGGAAGGGCCATCTCGCCCTCCCTCATAGGAGCCCGGCGGCGTCATGGGCCTTCGATCCTTGCCGGGGGAAGGGCTTTCAGAGATCCAGGATGCCCGGAACGATCAAGAGGACGCCCGCGAGCGAAGCACTCAGGGCGAGAAAGCGGGGCGGCCTCGGGCCAGCCGCTCGGCATACTGGCGCCGGTAGTATTCCTGGTATTCCCCGGACTTGATCTTCCGCCACCACCACTCGTTCTCCACATACCACCGCACGGTCTTCTCCAGCGCCTCATCCAGGGTATGCCGGCTCCGCCACCCCAGGGCCATGATCTTCGAAATATCCAGGGCATAGCGCCGGTCGTGCCCCGGCCGGTCCGGCACCAGCCGGATCAGCGAATAGGGCTTCCCCAATAGATCCAGGATCTTCTTCGCCACCTCCAGATTCGGCGTCGAGATCCCCGTCCCCAGGTTGTAGATCTCCCCCGGCTGCCCCTTCCGCAGGACCAGATCGATGCCCTCACAGTGATCCAGGACGTATTGATAGTCCCGCATCTGCTGGCCATCGCCGTAGATCGGCAGCGGCTCGTTGTCGATGGCGTTGGTGATGCACAGGGGAACGAACTTCTCCGGATACTGATAAGGGCCGATGTTGTTGGAGCCCCGGGTGATGGTCACCGGGACCCCAAAGCTCACGTGGTAGGCGAGGCAGAGGAGGTCCGCCCCCGCCTTGCTGGCCGAATAGGGACTGCGGGGCATCAGGGGATCCTGCTCCCTGGAGGCGCCCTCCAGGACCTCGCCGTAAACCTCATCGGTGGAGACCTGGTGATAACGCAGCCCGAAGATCCGGGCTGCTTCCAGCAGCACATAAGTCCCATAGACGTCTGTCTGGACGAAGCTCCCCGGCTCCATCAACGAGCGATCCACGTGGGATTCGGCGGCGAAGTTCACAATGGCCTCGATGCGATGGTCCCGGATCGCTTCGTGCACTGCCCGGGCATCGCAGATGTCGCCACGGACGAAGGCGTAGCGGCCGCGGAACCGCTCCGCCACATCCTTCAGGTTGTCCAGGTTCCCCGCGTAGGTCAGCTTGTCATACACCAGCACATAGGCGTCGGGATACGTCTCCAGCGTCCAGCGCACGAAATTGGAGCCGATGAAGCCGGCCCCGCCCGCGATCATCAATCGCTTCACGTCCTCCTCCCGCAATGAGATCGCGATCCGCCCGGAGCGGATACTCCTCATCGATTATAGCGGAGGGTCGAAGAAGAGGCGGGCAGCTTCATCGACGCCTCCCGCGCCCCCCATCCCGCTCCCGCTATGCGCGCTTTCCCCATAGCCCCTCCCATCCCCTGAAGAGAGGGAAAACCGCCCCAGGGACAGGGCGCGCCAGGGCCATCCCAGCCGGTGTGGAAAACGATGGGGAGAACCAGGGTTCAACCGATACGCTTGTGGGGATAAACGCCCAAAGATCGGGGATTTCCGAGGCGAAGCTGTGGAAAACATTGGGGAAAACCGCCAGGTTAAAGGAGCACGCCATGGATTGCTGGGGAGATGGGTCCCGGATAAAATCAAAGGCGCATGTCCCCGGATCCGGAGGCCCTGGCGCTTCGCCCGGGACGGAGCCCAAAAACGATGGCGGAGGGGGCGGGCCTCGTAGAGATCGAGCGAGAAGAATCGAAGAAAAAGGGCCTCCCTATGGGGACCAGAACGTTCAGGCTCCCTGTCTGGGTTTTCCCGATAGGCTTGAGGTTTCAGCCAAGGGATCCATTCCATCTCCCTCGTGAGCGCCCACCCAGATTCGCAACGCGATCAGCGCTTTGCCCAATCCATCCCACGCCACCCATACCGGTTAGGATGGGCGGATCCACGGGACTATGGGAGAACGGAAGGATGACCGACATCCATCCCAGTGAAATCTGGCAAATCGTCCTGAATGAGCTCCAGTGGCAGATCCCCAAGCCCACTTTCGAGACATGGGTGAAAGGAAGCCAGGTAGTCTCGGTGCAGGGGGACACCTTCGTCATCGGGGTTCGCAGCGCTTATGCGCGGGACTGGCTGGAACACCGGCTGCGGACGGTGATCGCCCGCACGCTGACCGGAGTGATAGGGCGGCCGGTGACCGTCCATTTTGTGGTATATGAGAACGGCCAGGTGCGGCCCTCGGCCTCCAATCCGGGCGATGAAGATGCGGGCGCCGCCTCCCCTTGGGCCCAGCGTCTGAACCCCCGCTACACCTTTGAGACCTTCGTGGTGGGGCCCAGCAACCGGCTGGCCCATGCGGCGGCGCTGGCAGTGGCGGAGCGGCCCGCCCAGACCTACAACCCGCTGTTCATCTATGGAGGCGTGGGGCTGGGCAAAACCCACCTTCTCCATGCGATCGGCCATGTCTGCCTGCGCAAAGGCCTGCGCGTCCTCTACGTCTCCTCAGAGGAATTCACTAACGACCTGATCAACGCCATCCGGGCCCAGACGACCGATCAGTTCCGCGACAAGTATCGCTCCATTGACGTGCTGCTGATCGATGACATCCAGTTCATTGCCGGCAAGGAGAGCACCCAGGAGGAGTTCTTCCATACGTTCAACACACTGCACAGCAACGGCAAGCAGCTGGTGATCTCCAGCGACCGCCCGCCCCGCGCCCTGGTGACCCTGGAGGAGCGGCTTCGCTCGCGGTTCGAGTGGGGGCTGATCGCTGATATCCAGCCTCCCGATCTGGAGACCCGCATCGCGATCCTGCGGGCGAAAGCCGAGGGGCTGGCGATCCCCGTGCCCGACGACGTGATGGAGTTCATCGCCCGACAGATCCAGAGCAACATCCGGGAGCTGGAGGGGGCGTTGAACCGCGTGGTGGCCTACGCCCAGTTGATGGGCCTTCCGCTGACGATGGAGATCGCCACCAGTGCCCTGGCCGATCTGTTGCCCCGGCGCAAATCGATCTCCATCGATCAGATCATCCAGGTGGTGGCCGATTTCTATGGGGTTCCCGCGGAGGCCCTCCGTGGGCCGCGACGGAACAAGGAGCTGGTGCATCCACGACAGGTCGCCATGTATCTGGCCCG
The nucleotide sequence above comes from Thermoflexus sp.. Encoded proteins:
- the rfbB gene encoding dTDP-glucose 4,6-dehydratase; this translates as MKRLMIAGGAGFIGSNFVRWTLETYPDAYVLVYDKLTYAGNLDNLKDVAERFRGRYAFVRGDICDARAVHEAIRDHRIEAIVNFAAESHVDRSLMEPGSFVQTDVYGTYVLLEAARIFGLRYHQVSTDEVYGEVLEGASREQDPLMPRSPYSASKAGADLLCLAYHVSFGVPVTITRGSNNIGPYQYPEKFVPLCITNAIDNEPLPIYGDGQQMRDYQYVLDHCEGIDLVLRKGQPGEIYNLGTGISTPNLEVAKKILDLLGKPYSLIRLVPDRPGHDRRYALDISKIMALGWRSRHTLDEALEKTVRWYVENEWWWRKIKSGEYQEYYRRQYAERLARGRPAFSP
- the dnaA gene encoding chromosomal replication initiator protein DnaA, producing MHPSEIWQIVLNELQWQIPKPTFETWVKGSQVVSVQGDTFVIGVRSAYARDWLEHRLRTVIARTLTGVIGRPVTVHFVVYENGQVRPSASNPGDEDAGAASPWAQRLNPRYTFETFVVGPSNRLAHAAALAVAERPAQTYNPLFIYGGVGLGKTHLLHAIGHVCLRKGLRVLYVSSEEFTNDLINAIRAQTTDQFRDKYRSIDVLLIDDIQFIAGKESTQEEFFHTFNTLHSNGKQLVISSDRPPRALVTLEERLRSRFEWGLIADIQPPDLETRIAILRAKAEGLAIPVPDDVMEFIARQIQSNIRELEGALNRVVAYAQLMGLPLTMEIATSALADLLPRRKSISIDQIIQVVADFYGVPAEALRGPRRNKELVHPRQVAMYLAREETGASLPQIGEAFGGRDHTTVLYGIEKVQSELEHNERLRREIMALRERLYREEK
- the clpB gene encoding ATP-dependent chaperone ClpB, with the translated sequence MNLNRFTEKAQEALLEAQRLAEEYRHPAIENEHLLLSLLRQTDGVVPQVVRRAGADPQELIEELERYLAGRPKVYGAGEVGLSRAAAETLRQAEREAQAMRDEYVSTEHLLLAMADRVDGAAGAALRRRGLSRDAIMRALAAVRGAHRVTSPTPEATYQALEKYGRDLTALARAGKLDPVIGRDEEIRRVIQILSRRTKNNPVLVGDAGVGKTAIVEGLAQRIVRGDVPEGLKNKRIVQLDLGALVAGAKYRGEFEERLKAVLKEVTDAQGEIILFIDEIHTVVGAGRAEGAPMDAANILKPMLARGELHCIGATTLDEYRQYIEKDPALERRFQPVYVDEPSVEETISILRGLKERYEVHHGVRITDAAVIAAATLSHRYIPDRRLPDKSIDLIDEAAARLRMEMDSKPTELDELDRRILQLEIEREALKKERDEASRERLAAIEREIAELREQADALRIQWEREKAVIQKVRQIKEQIQQTQHQIEMAERRLDYEEAARLRYGVLPDLERQLRAAEEELNALSRGKRLLKEEVDAEDVARVVAAWTGIPVVRLMEGETEKLLHLEERLHERVVGQDEAVRAVANAVRRARAGLKDPNRPIGVFLFLGPTGVGKTELAKALAEALFNDERAMVRIDMSEYQEKHTVSRLIGAPPGYVGYEEGGQLTEAVRRRPYTVVLFDEIEKAHPEVFNVLLQVFDEGRLTDGKGRTVDFKNTIIIMTSNIGSQWIKELAGHDEQKMRQLVLSALDQHFRPEFLNRIDEIVIFHPLTMEHLRQIVDIQLRRLRAMLAERRMGLEVTEDAKQYLATVGYDPVYGARPLKRAIQRELADPLAMEILKGTFHEGDTIRVDLRDGRLVFERAEEPVRARAA
- a CDS encoding helicase-related protein, with the translated sequence MERGPKSSTPTMYLVKGPPGSGKSTVVPFLLAAWADKPAMVAVPTRAAAISLAWYVNQRTRDGVYELPPDLHPDVYAFAGGRQLILRGRVGYAVRGSHTLPYGMLDVHVAYVTTGILIQYILSQGLSGIFPIVDEIHLRQMEGDLAFALILKEGCPFAVMSATLEQVEERIARLARRFGYEIIEIELPAPQYPIRIIEWPVRFPIRVDQPAQVVLKTLRRYRHLKFQGTEVEVRGDEIRIAHLGIPLHALIFMPGVREIEATVEALRSEFRNEVIPLYGAMAVSEQEAVVEKAADRSETRLFVSTELAGVSLTMNAGLVLDLGLVRRSEADTRGFVRLPVVPISQAEAAQRAGRAGRTAPGICIRCFRMEELREVARPPETLRSSPERIVLVGAALGLSVRELPLPDPPSREAVEEATRLLRRLEALDHRGRITPRGYQILELGLPARLAVPLLTAQAAGESGEILDSLIAAVSLLAVGRPWRLPGYGPPPNRQGDLNAAMAALIRYMQRYKQDPSAAAEEARAQGFADRVLDEAANIYLPDLRSRMRLLFAEENGQWNRSIPELVDERRLAGYLATGFPDMVGLVDWKRRALETPDVLCWIGRDSGFWRAYEEERPPMAIALSGTFSAQGARIATAMIPVDPEDLIRLGVARVKERRTVRVRGHAHEEILLLWRGVERTMAIRMIVEPE
- a CDS encoding alpha/beta hydrolase, whose product is MTLIYRIRRSDEGPMEGKAPAALLLHGWGGDEGSMAIFETAFGPGWWLVRPRAPYPLPQGGYAWYPSLADGKPDPMALSRSLTQLIQLLDELPQRFPIDPRRWLLVGFSQGGAMAARLALQAPERIAGLAVFSGFLLESPSLPWPPALSGLPVFIAHGLDDPIVPVERARQLCQQFHLSGAETTCVEYAGGHKTGVEAWRAFKAWLSRIDPLRS